One window from the genome of Rufibacter tibetensis encodes:
- a CDS encoding ABC transporter permease, which translates to MNLLENTKEGFRSIKSNLLRTVLTALIISIGIMSLVGILTAIEGIKYSVSSTFSTLGANSFDIEKKWESRQQGGRQSKVYPNITEFQAKQFKQLMTDKARVSLSAWVSGNVSVKAGSIKTNPNMSVIGGDENYLVNENYDLEIGRPFSNLEIESGAPVAIIGEEVANKLFPKQSPEGKSMIMLGRRFKVIGKIKSAGGGLGGGGSNRRIIIPLEAATQIPTQSPLTFEIKSAILNGTSLAFAMEEATGIMRKVRQDRLGQEDSFEITRSDSVEQTLNEITGYLKTGGFLVGFITLLGASIGLMNIMMVSVTERTREIGIRKALGATIKQIRLQFLIEAIVICVLGGIVGIVLGILMGNGIAILIGKGDFFVPWLWMIVGMAICITVGLISGYYPAYKASKLDPIESLRYE; encoded by the coding sequence ATGAATCTTTTAGAAAACACGAAAGAAGGTTTCCGCTCCATAAAGAGCAATCTGCTCCGCACCGTGCTTACGGCCCTCATTATCTCCATCGGGATCATGTCACTGGTAGGTATTCTAACGGCAATTGAGGGGATCAAGTATTCCGTTTCCAGCACATTCTCTACGTTAGGGGCCAATTCTTTTGATATTGAGAAAAAATGGGAAAGCAGGCAGCAGGGCGGCCGCCAAAGCAAGGTGTACCCCAACATCACGGAGTTCCAGGCCAAGCAATTCAAACAACTGATGACTGATAAGGCCCGGGTAAGTTTATCTGCCTGGGTAAGCGGCAATGTCTCAGTTAAAGCCGGAAGTATTAAAACTAACCCCAACATGAGTGTGATTGGCGGCGATGAAAATTACCTAGTCAATGAAAATTATGACCTGGAAATTGGACGTCCTTTCTCCAACCTGGAGATTGAAAGCGGTGCCCCAGTAGCCATCATTGGCGAGGAGGTTGCTAATAAACTGTTCCCCAAGCAGAGCCCCGAAGGAAAGAGCATGATCATGCTGGGCCGTCGATTTAAGGTGATTGGCAAAATCAAGAGTGCGGGCGGCGGACTTGGCGGGGGTGGAAGTAACCGCAGAATCATCATCCCCTTGGAGGCGGCTACCCAGATCCCAACCCAATCTCCGCTTACCTTTGAAATTAAGTCTGCCATCCTGAACGGGACCAGCCTGGCCTTTGCCATGGAAGAAGCCACGGGCATTATGCGGAAAGTTAGACAGGATAGGCTGGGGCAGGAAGACTCTTTTGAGATTACCAGAAGCGACTCGGTGGAACAAACCCTGAACGAGATTACCGGCTACTTAAAAACCGGTGGTTTTCTGGTGGGGTTCATTACCTTGTTGGGCGCTTCCATTGGCCTGATGAACATCATGATGGTGAGTGTAACCGAGCGCACCCGCGAGATTGGGATCAGAAAAGCTTTGGGTGCTACCATCAAACAAATCAGGTTGCAGTTCCTGATTGAAGCCATTGTGATCTGTGTACTGGGTGGTATAGTAGGTATTGTGTTAGGTATTTTGATGGGTAACGGCATCGCCATTCTCATAGGCAAGGGAGATTTCTTTGTTCCTTGGTTGTGGATGATTGTGGGCATGGCCATTTGTATCACTGTAGGTTTGATTTCCGGCTACTATCCCGCCTATAAAGCCTCTAAACTCGATCCCATTGAGTCACTTCGGTATGAGTAA